The following coding sequences lie in one Aspergillus luchuensis IFO 4308 DNA, chromosome 8, nearly complete sequence genomic window:
- a CDS encoding SMP-30/gluconolactonase/LRE family protein (COG:G;~EggNog:ENOG410PM67;~InterPro:IPR011042,IPR005511,IPR013658;~PFAM:PF08450), with protein MNFYPAPPTIQAEIYTRIPSHLRCTGQPTEWRSGSARPASDIFLEGPVYTANGDIYIVDVPYGRILKIDKDKNVTECIRYDGEPNGLVVREDGCLVIADYKQGLLLFNPKTQSLTPLLTRRNLERFKGPNDLIISSKDEIYFTDQGQTGMTDPSGCVYRLSPDGKLDCLVSNGISPNGLVLSPDERFLYVAMTRQNSVWRLPLNADGSTSKVGLFFQSFGCAGPDGLAVDEEGSLFVCHPSLGCVFVVDKEGVPKARIVTAKDGGKNLTNCTFGGEDGRTLFITDSLEGNVQVVRWHCRGVVGGKVLKAKI; from the exons ATGAACTTCTATCCAGCCCCCCCAACCATCCAAGCCGAAATCTACACCCGCATCCCCTCTCACCTGCGCTGCACAGGCCAACCAACAGAGTGGCGCAGCGGCTCGGCACGCCCAGCATCAGATATCTTCCTCGAGGGGCCAGTGTATACCGCCAACGGCGATATCTACATCGTAGATGTTCCCTACGGGAGGATTCTGAAGAtagacaaggacaagaatGTGACGGAATGTATCCGCTACGACGGGGAACCCAATGGGCTCGTTGttcgagaagatggatgTTTGGTGATTGCCGATTATAAGCAG GGATTACTTCTTTTCAACCCGAAGACTCAATCTCTAACGCCCCTCCTGACCCGCCGGAACCTAGAACGCTTCAAAGGTCCCAACGACCTAATCATCTCCAGCAAGGACGAGATTTACTTCACGGACCAGGGCCAAACGGGGATGACGGACCCGTCTGGGTGCGTGTACCGGCTTTCCCCCGATGGGAAGCTAGATTGTCTTGTGTCGAACGGGATCTCTCCGAATGGGTTGGTATTGTCTCCCGATGAGCGGTTCTTGTATGTTGCTATGACGAGGCAGAATTCTGTGTGGAGGTTACCGTTGAATGCAGATGGGAGTACGTCGAAGGTAGGGCTGTTTTTCCAGTCGTTTGGGTGTGCGGGGCCTGATGGGTTggctgtggatgaggaggggagttTGTTTGTATGTCATCCGAGTCTTGGGTGTGTGTTTGTGGTGGATAAGGAGGGGGTGCCGAAGGCAAGGATTGTTACTGCGAAGGATGGAGGGAAGAATTTGACGAATTGTACGTTtgggggtgaggatgggaggaCGTTGTTTATTACGGATAGTTTGGAGGGGAATGTGCAGGTTGTGAGGTGGCATTGtaggggggtggttggggggaAGGTTTTGAAGGCTAAGATATGA
- a CDS encoding uncharacterized protein (COG:S;~EggNog:ENOG410PR6K), giving the protein MSTGRKVFHCAVDETALTTNISEIKKWTTNGAITLIVPLYTLERLHALKRAGSQVAINAREAVRFLDRVTSGKDNISAERVILQGPMEQYENWTEAEKFFLPEFEEEPEANGVLPGDQVAQRNREDKSKDTKKNGAAPDDLSQMLLNKLNFKKESDAVSITSNGTHSAPASRPSSRSSRTSPECANSHVVNGVGKDAKKKPESGHRRSASGSTIPTVPLMLRPLLSALLWRLHSGPDAANAAKTCILITNDRPTQVWAQKFGIGVKNIHQLRTSIQYEEREYKNRCKYVEKTQTTTAEPKSLLSYEDESDEDELVFVPRGRGKGSTRGGGSRGGTTRKAAAFKSVAPPVEATMEIPTQPIDPNSFSRSLGVTKQQQQPPTVDLSTQSGAARGMAGASRNYSNSRRGGSRGPSRGSSRGRGKLWVP; this is encoded by the exons ATGTCGACCGGACGCAAGGTCTTCCACTGTGCCGTGGACGAGACGGCGTTAACCACCAATATCAGCGAAATCAAAAAATGGACCACGAACGGCGCCATCACTCTTATCGTTCCTCTCTACA CCCTTGAACGCCTCCATGCCTTGAAGAGAGCCGGATCCCAAGTCGCCATCAATGCCCGAGAGGCCGTCCGTTTCCTCGACCGTGTTACCTCCGGCAAAGATAACATTTCCGCCGAACGAGTCATTCTGCAGGGTCCTATGGAGCAATATGAGAACTGGACCGAGGCGGAGAAGTTCTTCCTTCCGGAGTTCGAGGAGGAACCCGAAGCCAACGGAGTTCTTCCGGGCGACCAGGTGGCGCAGCGGAATCGCGAGGATAAGTCCAAAGATACGAAGAAGAACGGCGCCGCTCCCGACGATCTGTCGCAGATGCTTCTCAACAAGTTGAATTTCAAGAAAGAATCCGATGCGGTCTCGATCACGTCAAACGGCACTCACAGCGCCCCTGCATCCCGACCGTCCTCCAGGAGCTCCCGGACCAGTCCCGAGTGTGCGAATTCTCATGTTGTCAATGGCGTCGGCAAGGATGCGAAAAAGAAGCCGGAGAGTGGACACCGTCGTTCTGCGTCTGGGTCCACTATTCCGACGGTTCCTTTGATGCTTAGACCGCTGCTCAGCGCCCTCTTGTGGCGGTTGCACAGCGGCCCTGATGCAGCTAACGCGGCAAAAACATGCATTCTCATTACGAACGATCGGCCTACCCAGGTCTGGGCGCAGAAATTCGGCATCGGAGTCAAGAACATTCATCAGCTGCGGACATCCATCCAGTACGAGGAGCGGGAATACAAGAACCGGTGCAAATACGTGGAGAAGACCCAGACAACCACCGCAGAGCCAAAgtctcttctttcctacGAGGATGAaagcgacgaggatgagcttGTCTTCGTCCCCCGCGGTCGCGGCAAAGGATCTACTCGAGGAGGTGGCTCGCGCGGCGGCACTACTCGCAAGGCCGCTGCGTTCAAGTCTGTCGCCCCGCCGGTGGAGGCTACGATGGAGATTCCGACGCAGCCAATCGACCCCAACTCGTTCAGCCGATCGCTGGGTGTgacgaagcagcagcagcagccgcccACGGTTGATCTGAGCACCCAGTCCGGGGCCGCACGTGGCATGGCGGGGGCATCTCGGAACTATTCGAACAGCCGCCGTGGTGGTTCTCGGGGTCCTTCGCGTGGTAGCAGCCGCGGCCGTGGCAAGCTCTGGGTTCCTTGA
- a CDS encoding sulfurtransferase (BUSCO:EOG09263FGN;~COG:V;~EggNog:ENOG410PIFM;~InterPro:IPR001763,IPR036873;~PFAM:PF00581) — MSTVNQCRQFSFNSYLITPKELDSALKKNPRTKISTSPRVVPLCAAWFMPNDPEGRKGIDIFRKHRIPEARFFDLDGVKDHDSPYPHMLPTAETFAEAMSELGIRRDDEVVVYDTEELGIFSAPRVGWTLRVFGHPRVHLLNNYRLWVREGYPTETGEPSQPERTNYPVPTYDSKLVIPYRELKEIAKEHRKEGAKEVEILDARSYGRWAGTDPEPRPGLSSGHIPGSQSLAFQQLLDPETKTYLPGPELRKIFEGKDIDESKSIISSCGTGVTATIIETALGEAEFGEPNLRRVYDGSWTEWAQRVKPEEGLIKKAT, encoded by the exons ATGTCCACGGTAAATCAATGTCGCCAGTTCTCTTTCAACTCATATTTGATCACCCCCAAGGAACTTGATTCTGCCCTCAAGAAGAACCCGCGCACGAAAATCTCCACCTCTCCTCGTGTGGTACCGCTATGCGCAGCCTGGTTCATGCCGAACGACCCCGAGGGTCGCAAAGGAATTGACATCTTCCGCAAGCATCGCATCCCCGAGGCTCGCTTCTTTGACCTAGACGGAGTCAAGGACCATGACTCGCCCTACCCGCACATGCTTCCTACCGCCGAAACGTTTGCCGAAGCAATGAGTGAGCTTGGCATTCGCCGCGACGACGAGGTGGTGGTCTACGACACTGAGGAGCTGGGCATCTTCAGCGCTCCCCGCGTCGGATGGACTCTTCGGGTCTTTGGACACCCTCGAGTTCATCTACTCAATAACTACAGGCTGTGGGTTCGCGAAGGATACCCGACGGAGACGGGTGAGCCCTCCCAGCCGGAGCGGACCAACTACCCCGTACCTACGTATGATTCGAAACTCGTGATCCCTTACCgggagctgaaggagatcGCCAAGGAGCATAGAAAGGAGGGCGCAAAGGAAGTGGAGATCCTGGACGCACGCTCGTACGGCCGCTGGGCGGGAACCGATCCTGAGCCACGTCCGGGCCTGTCGTCGGGCCATATTCCTGGCTCTCAAAGCTTAGCTTTTCAACAACTGCTGGACCCGGAGACCAAGACTTATCTTCCGGGGCCAGAGCTACGCAAGATCTTTGAAGGCAAGGATATTGATGAGTCCAAGTCCATCATCAGCTCTTGTGGCACCGGTGTGACAGCGACTATCATTGAGACGGCACTAGGCGAAGCGGAGTTCGGAGAGCCCAACCTACGGAGGGTATACGATGGCAGCTGGAC TGAGTGGGCACAACGTGTCAAGCCCGAGGAGGGTCTCATCAAGAAGGCAACGTAG
- a CDS encoding translin family protein (COG:J;~EggNog:ENOG410PP9E;~InterPro:IPR016069,IPR016068,IPR002848,IPR036081;~PFAM:PF01997;~go_function: GO:0043565 - sequence-specific DNA binding [Evidence IEA]), giving the protein MAGTKRTWDGQPSPNTTTLSTSTQPQPPTMADSTTDQPQQPEQQEQQQQQPNPFIPMFTTFRDELDEHHDRRERIIKASRDITALSKKIIFALQRIRTLNHPLPPNLTKETTTRFTQITTHFTSLLPDLTPAPNTHRYMRQLSPAIQEFIEAISFHHYLTTQSLITLEEVRKHLPAGILVTEEDYLLGLFDLTGEMMRFAVTGLSAGSTSEGEEGGLGEEQKGIVVDLREMRCGFEGLSVPGRHRGVMLRDMGKKVDVMQGSVEKVERAAYGILVRGRERPKGWRPDLVVSGGGEDEY; this is encoded by the exons ATGGCCGGAACCAAACGCACCTGGGACGGACAACCATCACCCAACACGACCACCCTATCAACAAGCacccaaccacaaccacccaccatggCAGACTCTACCACAGACCAACCCCAGCAACCCGaacagcaggagcagcaacagcagcaacccaACCCCTTCATTCCCATGTTTACCACGTTCCGTGACGAGCTCGACGAGCACCACGACCGCCGCGAACGCATAATAAAAGCCAGTCGGGACATCACCGCCCTCAGCAAGAAGATAATCTTCGCGTTGCAGCG TATCCGAAccctcaaccaccccctcccccccaaccTAACCAAAGAAACCACCACGCGCTTCACGCAAATAACCACGCACTTCACCTCGCTCCTCCCAGACCTAACCCCCGCGCCCAACACGCACCGGTACATGCGCCAACTCAGCCCCGCGATCCAAGAATTCATCGAAGCCATATCCTTCCACCACTACCTCACCACACAATCCCTCATCACACTCGAAGAAGTGCGGAAGCATCTCCCTGCGGGGATTCTTGTCACGGAGGAGGATTATCTGCTTGGGTTGTTTGATTTGACGGGCGAGATGATGCGGTTTGCGGTGACGGGGCTGTCCGCGGGGAGTACGtctgagggtgaggagggggggctAGGCGAGGAGCAAAAGGGCATTGTGGTCGAtttgagggagatgaggtgcGGGTTTGAGGGGTTGAGTGTGCCGGGTAGACATCGCGGGGTTATGTTGAGGGatatggggaagaaggtggatGTTATGCAGGGGAGtgtggagaaggtggaacGCGCGGCGTATGGGATTTTGGttaggggaagggagagaccGAAGGGGTGGAGGCCGGATTTGGTGGTGAgtgggggtggagaggatgagtattga
- the APC11_1 gene encoding uncharacterized protein (COG:D;~EggNog:ENOG410PQNC): MSLPKHTSPSSLSSSPSRQSVRRTSGSRPQSIIDRPGTAQQVTDIPEEHDSHEAAPAPAPVPQVHAPTEHEKPHETSTTTPSHTTFQPFFTLIEDANSSEYHHPTVHYIFSDDDTDIVTEAALRALESEPDLFAANGKGKSKHTQDHNRQEGGEQGTYPEDDEYAHQRKESLLPDPIPGVRDNYVILDIDYASPDGTHPETTVPNTDGGGAASAHEAQGTGPPLPQQQQQQQQSSAHKYTVTSAHSLSPAWQVLNTQLVSAPTFENNNSNNSSGGQPPNGSLMLKIKGTAGLPMNMPGKDKDRERSSQRLEDMMDQFAKRLSELRQVIGAEEQMDDAEEEVEGDVGLHEGDVEGAPADNTEEPIEAETRVEGGGENEGQSAES; encoded by the coding sequence ATGTCTCTTCCCAAACAcacctccccatcttccttatcctcctcaccctcccgtCAATCAGTCCGCCGAACCTCAGGATCTCGCCCCCAGAGCATCATCGACCGGCCCGGCACCGCCCAACAAGTCACCGACATTCCGGAGGAGCACGACTCCCACGAAGCTGCACCTGCACCAGCTCCAGTCCCACAAGTGCACGCCCCTACCGAGCATGAAAAACCCCACGagacatcaacaaccacaccatCGCACACCACCTTCCaacccttcttcaccttaATCGAGGACGCCAACTCCTCCgaataccaccaccccacaGTACACTACATCTTCTCCGACGATGACACAGACATCGTGACCGAAGCGGCCCTACGCGCCCTAGAATCCGAGCCCGACCTTTTCGCAGCCAACGGAAAGGGTAAATCCAAACATACACAGGACCACAATCGTCAAGAAGGTGGTGAACAAGGCACATACCCGGAAGACGATGAATACGCCCACCAGAGGAAGGAGTCCCTCCTTCCGGACCCTATCCCAGGTGTCCGCGATAACTACGTGATCCTCGATATAGACTACGCCTCGCCAGATGGTACACATCCCGAGACGACAGTCCCAAACaccgacggcggcggcgcggCCAGCGCTCACGAAGCCCAAGGAACAGGACCTCCGCttccacaacaacagcaacagcaacagcaatcaTCGGCGCATAAATACACCGTGACCTCCGCACACAGTTTATCCCCAGCATGGCAGGTTTTGAACACGCAACTGGTTTCGGCGCCTACCTTtgagaataataatagcaaTAACTCGTCTGGGGGACAGCCGCCGAACGGGAGTCTGATGCTTAAGATTAAGGGTACGGCAGGACTGCCTATGAATATGCCGGGGAAGGATAAAGATAGAGAGAGGAGTAGTCAGCGGTTGGAGGATATGATGGATCAGTTCGCGAAGCGGTTATCGGAGCTGAGGCAAGTCATTGGTGCGGAGGAGCAGATGGATGatgcggaagaggaagtggagggtGATGTAGGACTGCATGAAGGGGATGTCGAGGGTGCTCCTGCGGATAACACTGAGGAGCCGATCGAAGCCGAGACTCGTGttgagggtggtggggagaatGAGGGACAGTCTGCAGAAAGTTGA
- a CDS encoding RPEL repeat-containing protein (COG:S;~EggNog:ENOG410PRFU;~InterPro:IPR043451,IPR004018;~PFAM:PF02755), with the protein MDLNTTTPTAAASIDETPLSASPERRSSLEKHLQRRPDVQDLKDRHILLDTNVAPSLQATRQELARQRTTDALKKHLEHRPEREELVERNILPTTHAAPALQANARELEKHMLADHLDHKIQNRPNPEDLISQGILTEDEDPRFPAV; encoded by the exons ATGGACCTCAACACTACCACtcctactgctgctgctagcaTCGACGAAACCCCTCTCTCCGCATCTCCCGAACGTCGCAGTTCCCTGGAGAAGCATCTCCAGCGGCGTCCCGACGTGCAGGATCTCAAAGATAGACATATCCTGCTCGATACGAATGTTGCTCC CTCCCTCCAAGCAACCCGCCAAGAACTCGCCCGCCAACGCACCACAGACGCCTTGAAGAAACATCTTGAGCATCggccggagagggaggagttggttGAGC GAaacatcctccccaccacccacgCCGCCCCCGCACTGCAGGCCAATGCCCGTGAGCTCGAGAAACATATGTTGGCTGATCACCTCGACCATAAGATTCAGAATCGGCCGAATCCCGAGGATTTGATCTCCCAGGGCATTTtgacggaggatgaggatccgAGGTTTCCGGCTGTTTAG
- a CDS encoding uncharacterized protein (COG:G;~EggNog:ENOG410Q1Z7;~InterPro:IPR005829,IPR005828,IPR003663,IPR036259, IPR020846;~PFAM:PF00083,PF07690;~TransMembrane:10 (i21-39o72-89i101-118o130-148i160-181o193-215i287-305o325-347i356-376o396-416i);~go_component: GO:0016020 - membrane [Evidence IEA];~go_component: GO:0016021 - integral component of membrane [Evidence IEA];~go_function: GO:0022857 - transmembrane transporter activity [Evidence IEA];~go_process: GO:0055085 - transmembrane transport [Evidence IEA]) — translation MGLITETRKAIQDAPKGMFNAYVLMCTCVFAFAGVAKGFDEGNIASLVTQPHFKAKFGIDHLSEDEYANTKGWIVSITTAGAVFGCLGCPRINDRFGRRWTFRLSTLIYIAGILGQGLCNGNLSGLYASRFIAGLGLGVLTIVPPIYISEIAPKTIRGLLPLQHAACQQLGVVFGFFINYGVTKSYPGGDKQWMLPTLLQLLPATIWLVGSFLCCESPRWLLYKGKRHEAATNLVKLRHLPLDHPIIVAELAGMDAQLLLETESVGEATIWELLKETLIPIENRRRFFLIFMANLLSQWSGANAITQYSPTIFGYLGISGDESTFLATGIYGVVKFASTLAFALFIVDFIGRRRSLITGISLQIVTLVYVGAYLGATKDMTAIQISNTPSASRASTAAIVAIYIHAVAWSIGCEAVRVEREDAKLGVEHVERA, via the exons ATGGGTCTTATTACTGAGACGAGAAAGGCTATTCAGGATGCTCCGAAGGGCATGTTCAATGCTTATGTGTTGATGTGTACGTGTGTGTTTGCGTTTGCTGGTGTGGCTAAGGGGTTTGATGAAg GAAATATCGCATCGCTTGTTACGCAGCCGCATTTCAAGGCAAAGTTTGGCATTGACCATTTGTCGGAAGATGAATATGCGAATACGAAAGGATGGATTGTCTCTATTACTACCGCTGGTGCGGTTTTTGGATGTCTTGGT TGCCCTCGGATCAACGATCGATTCGGTCGACGATGGACTTTTCGTCTTTCGACGCTCATATATATCGCAGGAATTCTCGGTCAAGGACTATGCAACGGGAACCTGTCAGGGCTTTATGCTTCGAGGTTTATCGCGGGCTTGGGATTGGGCGTGCTTACGATTGTGCCgcctatatatatttcagag ATCGCACCAAAAACAATTAGAGGTCTTCTTCCACTGCAGCACGCGGCTTGTCAACAGCTAGGCGTTGTattcggcttcttcatcaactATGGCGTGACAAAAAGCTACCCTGGTGGTGACAAGCAGTGGATGCTCCCTACACTGTTGCAACTTCTCCCGGCCACAATATGGCTTGTCGGATCCTTCCTCTGCTGCGAATCTCCCCGATGGCTACTCTATAAAGGCAAAAGGCACGAAGCAGCCACGAACCTCGTCAAACTCCGCCACCTACCCCTCGACCACCCTATAATAGTAGCCGAGCTAGCAGGCATGGAcgcccaactcctcctggAAACCGAATCCGTCGGCGAAGCCACCATATGGGAGCTCCTAAAAGAGACACTCATTCCAATCGAAAATAGACgtcgcttcttcctcatcttcatggcAAACCTCTTGTCCCAGTGGTCCGGAGCCAACGCCATCACGCAATACTCGCCCACGATCTTCGGCTACCTGGGCATATCCGGGGACGAGTCGACCTTCCTAGCGACAGGGATCTACGGCGTGGTAAAATTCGCCAGTACCCTCGCGTTTGCCCTGTTCATCGTTGACTTCATCGGCCGTCGTCGATCACTGATTACAGGCATCTCCCTACAAATAGTCACACTAGTGTACGTGGGAGCATACCTCGGCGCCACGAAGGACATGACTGCAATCCAAATCAGCAATACCCCCAGCGCCTCGCGCGCATCGACTGCAGCGATAGTGGCTATTTACATCCACGCCGTGGCGTGGAGTATTGGGTG TGAGGCCGTtcgggtggagagggaggatgcAAAGTTGGGAGTGGAGCATGTTGAGAGGGCATGA
- the APC11_2 gene encoding anaphase promoting complex subunit 11 (COG:D;~EggNog:ENOG410PQNC;~InterPro:IPR024991,IPR013083;~PFAM:PF12861,PF12678;~go_component: GO:0005680 - anaphase-promoting complex [Evidence IEA];~go_function: GO:0008270 - zinc ion binding [Evidence IEA];~go_function: GO:0061630 - ubiquitin protein ligase activity [Evidence IEA];~go_function: GO:0097602 - cullin family protein binding [Evidence IEA];~go_process: GO:0031145 - anaphase-promoting complex-dependent catabolic process [Evidence IEA]): MNEGGKERKRNSVGSARSMDNDGRASLSVRLSPRKCGGGHVNSGKGCPLIARSTSLPTTPSLNLPFLPTLNEIPPLRSNQSSSAMKVTIKEWNAVATWRWDMPDDEVCGICRVQFDGTCPTCKFPGDDCSLLLGKCGHSFHMVRLWILMFSS, encoded by the exons ATGAatgagggggggaaggaaaggaagaggaatagTGTGGGAAGCGCAAGATCAATGGACAATGACGGGAGAGCTTCGCTATCAGTCCGTCTTTCTCCTCGCAAATGCGGAGGTGGCCATGTGAATTCGGGTAAAGGCTGTCCGCTTATCGCCCGGTCCACTTCCCTTCCAACCACTCCTTCCCTtaacctccccttcctcccgaCACTAAACGAGATCCCCCCATTGCGatccaatcaatcatcctcaGCCATGAAGGTCACCATTAAAGAGTGGAACGCCGTTGCTACTTGGCGCTGGGATATGCCCGACGATGAAGTATGTGGTATTTGTCGGGTTCAGTTCGATGGCACATGTCCGACATGTAAATTCCCAGGTGATGACTGCTCGCTAT TGCTGGGAAAGTGTGGTCACTCCTTTCATATGGTGCGATTGTGGATCTTGATGTTCTCATCGTGA
- a CDS encoding uncharacterized protein (COG:E;~EggNog:ENOG410PW0F;~InterPro:IPR006140,IPR036291,IPR006139,IPR029753, IPR029752;~PFAM:PF00389,PF02826;~go_function: GO:0016616 - oxidoreductase activity, acting on the CH-OH group of donors, NAD or NADP as acceptor [Evidence IEA];~go_function: GO:0051287 - NAD binding [Evidence IEA];~go_process: GO:0055114 - oxidation-reduction process [Evidence IEA]) — protein MAPSRDDELLSSRQTVADKPTVYLLDTFPPKAIEHAKTLFNIIQPQDEEFQNWRENARALLIRSSYLTAEDVASCPNLIAIGKHGVGIDKIDQNACAERGIKILNTPGANARDVAELVVALSLSVARGIRSITTRQMSKPVPKETCDGLTLYQKTVGIIGMGNIGRTVAEIFRGGFQTDIIAYDAYMPEDIWTHIPHTRASSIDEVITRADILSVHVPLTKETRDMISYDKICMMKPDAILINAARGGIVNEQDLTRALSEGRLWGAGLDCHEQEPPSHERYGQLWENLNVISTPHIGAATSRAQLACATAAIDNLHQYLASL, from the coding sequence ATGGCACCCAGCAGAGACGACGAATTGTTATCTTCCCGCCAAACGGTTGCGGATAAGCCAACGGTGTACCTTCTTGACACGTTCCCTCCCAAGGCAATCGAACATGCCAAAACGCTATTCAATATTATCCAGCCTCAAGATGAAGAGTTCCAAAATTGGAGAGAGAATGCGCGCGCTTTGTTGATCCGAAGTTCCTATCTTACTGCCGAGGATGTCGCCAGTTGCCCGAATCTGATTGCGATTGGCAAGCACGGAGTAGGAATTGACAAGATTGACCAAAATGCCTGTGCAGAAAGAGGCATCAAGATCCTCAACACGCCTGGGGCGAACGCACGCGATGTGGCCGAACTGGTCGTTGCCCTTTCTCTGTCGGTTGCTCGTGGTATCCGGTCCATTACAACTCGCCAAATGTCAAAGCCAGTCCCCAAGGAGACATGTGACGGGCTGACGTTGTACCAAAAGACTGTCGGGATTATCGGCATGGGAAATATCGGACGGACTGTTGCCGAGATATTTCGGGGTGGCTTTCAGACCGACATCATCGCATACGATGCTTATATGCCGGAGGATATATGGACGCATATCCCGCACACCAGAGCCAGCAGCATCGATGAAGTCATTACTCGGGCAGATATCCTCTCGGTCCATGTCCCCCTGACCAAGGAGACACGAGACATGATTTCCTACGACAAGATCTGCATGATGAAGCCGGATGCCATCCTTATCAATGCGGCTCGGGGAGGGATTGTCAATGAACAGGACCTCACACGGGCATTATCCGAAGGCCGTCTCTGGGGTGCCGGGCTTGACTGTCACGAACAGGAACCTCCCAGTCATGAGAGATATGGCCAACTCTGGGAGAATTTGAATGTGATCAGTACACCGCACATTGGAGCTGCTACATCGAGGGCACAATTAGCGTGTGCTACTGCGGCGATTGACAATTTGCACCAATACCTAGCTAGTCTATGA